A window of the Haloarcula litorea genome harbors these coding sequences:
- a CDS encoding DUF1616 domain-containing protein has translation MAESSQPAGNSRFFPLDLVVVALLGVWTTGIGLGLIGGSPARFELGLLAILFIPGYAVVSALFPGHHIGIDAFDSVGYYFSEERNQRPAPRHLISIVERLVLSIGLSVCLVPIVGLVLISSPLGVQPQTFLSTIGIVTMTLAVVAAVRRTNVTPAERFTTGIIRPTPDGASILTAYRRASSVTVVFSIGILIAGAGIGYAATTSHPGEQFTEFYLITDTTGGGDDGADSNPITLAEPETLQIGISNYEGRETEYTVVAVLELLEEGNVRAFRQLQTFDIRLAAGEETKLTHTVGPVSAEDDARLSYLLFKGPPPRGETGGVISDRAYRQVHVWVESPQSSEGNSED, from the coding sequence ATGGCAGAAAGCTCGCAACCGGCGGGAAATTCGAGGTTTTTTCCGCTTGACCTTGTCGTCGTGGCGTTACTCGGGGTGTGGACGACTGGTATTGGACTCGGACTGATCGGCGGTTCACCGGCTAGGTTCGAGCTCGGATTACTGGCAATCCTGTTCATACCCGGGTATGCCGTTGTATCAGCTCTTTTTCCGGGGCATCATATCGGGATTGACGCCTTTGACAGCGTCGGATATTATTTCAGCGAAGAGCGAAACCAGCGACCGGCACCACGGCACCTAATTTCGATCGTTGAACGCTTGGTTCTTAGTATTGGGTTGAGCGTCTGTCTAGTTCCAATTGTTGGTCTCGTGCTCATTTCCAGCCCCTTGGGGGTGCAACCGCAGACTTTCCTCAGCACCATCGGAATAGTGACGATGACATTAGCGGTGGTTGCGGCGGTTCGACGTACGAACGTCACACCGGCAGAACGGTTTACGACCGGAATTATCAGGCCTACTCCTGACGGGGCCAGTATACTTACAGCATACCGACGAGCGTCATCAGTGACTGTCGTGTTTTCGATCGGCATCCTGATTGCGGGGGCCGGTATCGGATATGCGGCGACAACCTCCCACCCGGGAGAACAGTTCACCGAGTTCTACCTCATCACCGACACTACCGGCGGTGGGGACGATGGTGCCGACTCGAACCCAATCACGCTCGCGGAACCTGAAACACTGCAGATCGGAATTTCGAATTATGAGGGACGAGAGACGGAGTACACAGTCGTCGCCGTACTAGAGCTGCTCGAAGAGGGTAATGTCCGCGCGTTCCGACAGTTACAGACGTTTGATATTCGTCTCGCGGCTGGCGAGGAGACTAAGCTCACGCATACAGTTGGTCCAGTATCGGCCGAAGATGACGCCAGACTCTCGTATTTATTGTTCAAGGGACCACCTCCGAGAGGAGAGACGGGTGGAGTGATTTCAGACCGCGCCTACCGGCAGGTCCACGTCTGGGTCGAGAGCCCGCAGTCAAGTGAAGGAAACTCAGAGGACTGA
- a CDS encoding acetate--CoA ligase — translation MTDGDGSGRDAAVGGRATIDPPAWFADQANVVDPGIYDDFEREWPDCWGRAGELLDWGRGYDAVFRGGERPPFEWFPGGRLNASYNCVDRHLPERKNQLALIWEGHLGEARTYTYRELYREVNAVAAALRAQGVGEDDVVTVYLPVVPELPIVMLACARLGAVHNVVFAGFSASELAERMERTGSEFLVTCDGYYRRGSAVAQKNKADNARIAVEQDVSVVVLDRLGRDVHLGDDYHDYDRLRAAHEGEEVEPVPRAATDTLFRIYTSGTTGEPKAVDHTTGGYLAHVAWTARSVLDVKPGDTYWCSADIGWITGHSYIVYGPLALGTTTMLYNGTPDHPDKDRLWELIERYAVDVFYTAPTAVRTFMKWGAEHTEGHDLSSLRLLGTVGEPIDERAWHWYHDHIGGGDCPIVDTWWQTETGAILVSTLPGVDAMKPGSAGKSLPGVAVDVVDPAGEAVDPGRAGELVVTRPWPAMPQSLRTGEGWGSDADYGEEWRYYPEDGATIDEDGYVTFLGRVDDAINVSGRRFSTMELERIVAGVEGVAEAAVVGADHETTGTAVYAYVAPEGNCAEADLRDRIREAIETEIGTLAIPEAVIFTPDLPKTRSGKVMRRLLTAVANGDELGDISALRNPEILGELQSATPK, via the coding sequence ATGACAGACGGCGATGGGTCCGGTCGCGACGCGGCGGTCGGCGGGCGGGCGACCATCGACCCGCCGGCGTGGTTCGCCGACCAGGCCAACGTCGTGGACCCGGGCATCTACGACGACTTCGAGCGGGAGTGGCCCGACTGCTGGGGGCGGGCCGGCGAGCTCCTTGACTGGGGTCGGGGCTACGACGCCGTGTTCCGCGGCGGGGAGCGCCCGCCCTTCGAGTGGTTCCCGGGGGGGCGACTGAACGCCTCGTACAACTGCGTCGACCGGCACCTCCCCGAGCGCAAGAACCAGCTGGCGCTCATCTGGGAGGGGCACCTGGGCGAGGCCCGGACCTACACCTACCGGGAGCTGTACCGCGAGGTCAACGCCGTCGCCGCGGCGCTGCGAGCGCAGGGGGTCGGCGAGGACGACGTGGTGACGGTGTACCTCCCCGTCGTGCCGGAACTGCCCATCGTGATGCTGGCCTGCGCGCGGCTGGGTGCGGTCCACAACGTCGTCTTCGCGGGCTTCTCGGCCAGCGAACTCGCCGAGCGGATGGAGCGGACCGGCTCGGAGTTCCTCGTCACCTGTGACGGCTACTACCGGCGGGGCAGCGCCGTCGCCCAGAAGAACAAGGCCGACAACGCCCGCATCGCCGTCGAACAGGACGTCTCCGTCGTCGTGCTGGACCGGCTGGGTCGGGACGTCCACCTCGGCGACGACTACCACGACTACGACCGCCTGCGGGCGGCCCACGAGGGCGAGGAGGTCGAGCCGGTCCCGAGAGCGGCGACGGACACCCTCTTTCGCATCTACACGTCCGGGACCACCGGCGAACCGAAGGCCGTCGACCACACGACCGGGGGCTACCTCGCCCACGTCGCCTGGACCGCGCGGTCGGTGCTGGACGTGAAACCGGGGGACACCTACTGGTGTTCGGCGGACATCGGCTGGATCACGGGCCACTCCTACATCGTCTACGGCCCGCTTGCTCTGGGGACCACGACGATGCTGTACAACGGGACGCCGGACCACCCCGACAAGGACCGCCTCTGGGAGCTGATCGAGCGCTACGCCGTCGACGTGTTCTACACCGCGCCGACGGCCGTGCGGACGTTCATGAAGTGGGGGGCGGAACACACCGAGGGCCACGACCTCTCGAGCCTGCGCCTGCTGGGGACCGTCGGCGAACCCATCGACGAGCGGGCCTGGCACTGGTACCACGACCACATCGGCGGCGGGGACTGCCCCATCGTCGACACCTGGTGGCAGACCGAGACCGGGGCCATCCTCGTGTCGACGCTGCCCGGCGTCGACGCGATGAAACCCGGGTCGGCCGGCAAGTCCCTGCCCGGCGTCGCCGTCGACGTGGTCGACCCCGCCGGCGAGGCCGTCGACCCCGGTCGGGCCGGCGAACTCGTCGTCACCCGCCCGTGGCCGGCGATGCCCCAGTCGCTGCGGACCGGCGAGGGCTGGGGGAGCGACGCCGACTACGGCGAGGAGTGGCGCTACTACCCCGAGGACGGCGCGACGATCGACGAGGACGGTTACGTCACCTTCCTCGGCCGGGTCGACGACGCCATCAACGTCTCGGGCCGGCGCTTCTCCACGATGGAACTGGAGCGGATCGTCGCCGGCGTCGAGGGGGTCGCCGAGGCCGCCGTCGTCGGGGCCGACCACGAGACGACCGGGACGGCCGTCTACGCCTACGTCGCGCCGGAGGGCAACTGCGCCGAGGCGGACCTCCGGGACCGCATCCGCGAGGCCATCGAGACGGAGATCGGCACCCTCGCCATCCCCGAGGCGGTGATCTTCACGCCGGACCTGCCGAAGACCCGCTCGGGGAAGGTGATGCGCCGCCTGCTGACCGCCGTCGCCAACGGCGACGAACTGGGCGACATCAGCGCCCTGCGCAACCCCGAGATCCTGGGCGAACTCCAGTCGGCGACCCCGAAGTGA
- a CDS encoding CheF family chemotaxis protein, with protein MSDTEKKIADTRGQYLQAVSGGQRLTDAEWETCRLVLTTERIAVIADDKRQVALSDIDRIADRFDVNQQSAGVSDYIGFHVGDDVLLVSASDHAAFETDFYRASLNGAVVLVQHPALEGGVVQDTEWTKGRLKVSDDALRLALADGQAVTVERTDIGGLTVEEKRVAGEERTVIQVEHSEADISVETHLAGDEFQATVLRTMLEDSAERNRADLDLSSTEKRVIMALHSGVSPFDIPNFVGIDVEKTEEIFDRLIELDVISVVRERTEVALTTKGRRVAGDKMGEQ; from the coding sequence ATGAGCGACACCGAGAAGAAGATCGCCGACACGCGGGGCCAGTACCTGCAGGCGGTCTCGGGCGGCCAGCGGCTCACCGACGCCGAGTGGGAGACCTGTCGGCTCGTCCTCACCACCGAACGGATCGCCGTCATCGCCGACGACAAGCGGCAGGTGGCGCTCTCGGACATCGACCGCATCGCCGACCGCTTCGACGTGAACCAGCAGAGCGCCGGCGTCTCCGACTACATCGGGTTCCACGTCGGCGACGACGTGTTGCTCGTCTCGGCGTCGGACCACGCCGCGTTCGAGACGGACTTCTACCGCGCGAGCCTGAACGGGGCCGTCGTCCTCGTCCAGCACCCGGCCCTGGAGGGCGGCGTCGTCCAGGACACGGAGTGGACGAAGGGGCGGCTGAAGGTCAGCGACGACGCGCTCCGGCTGGCCCTGGCCGACGGCCAGGCCGTCACCGTCGAGCGGACGGACATCGGGGGTCTGACCGTCGAGGAGAAGCGGGTCGCCGGGGAGGAGCGGACCGTCATCCAGGTCGAGCACAGCGAGGCCGACATCAGCGTCGAGACCCACCTCGCCGGCGACGAGTTCCAGGCGACGGTCCTGCGGACGATGCTGGAGGACAGCGCCGAGCGGAACCGCGCCGATCTGGACCTCTCCTCGACGGAGAAGCGGGTCATCATGGCCTTACACTCCGGCGTCTCCCCGTTCGACATCCCGAACTTCGTCGGCATCGACGTCGAGAAGACCGAGGAGATCTTCGACCGGCTGATCGAACTCGACGTCATCAGCGTCGTCCGCGAGCGGACCGAGGTGGCGCTGACGACCAAGGGCCGGCGGGTGGCCGGTGACAAGATGGGAGAGCAGTAG
- a CDS encoding right-handed parallel beta-helix repeat-containing protein, translated as MEDDTESISDLSRRKILTLIGTLSALLASIVLFFDEVPYVGDTEPGTDSETETPDKRNPTRTETHEPTQTPSGPPGAVSIREHGARPNPNDPSLSAAVRNLRAIRRAADAAGANGDIYIPAGTFYFGAEEEGFSPYVIFGKEDRLPPGISIYGESAVKSTLAVSRHTDDDAYPIQTGFYYADGVDHGTVEIADVRLDGNYENLSNLRAKGGGSRCINMKGAGDAHLTRVHVRGWYQEAILGRDMLRSVDYCTFEETAIADHNYSNGGHIGHHISTHASKGNPLEVTNSLFVDCSGSAIDVRYNEGEIRMHDCYVSGTGANLCKLSASSRFDVRRVYHRANTPSLESKLDAIDGENFYGRCFVQRISDRADATPTLYLQNVVSHNLTSYAIQCRIGELMVEGDQVLIMNSNMRNDDEVLRDRNGGKFRDVAINRLSVHNCNGKVFETEQSGGIVKRLFRSGNSGGLGDPGEIVIESDNQRPTPFDPTVPIVADVGVTGYYRGASSRS; from the coding sequence ATGGAGGACGATACGGAGTCAATCAGTGATCTCAGCCGCCGAAAGATTCTCACCCTCATCGGCACGTTGTCAGCCCTTCTGGCCAGTATCGTGTTGTTTTTTGACGAGGTCCCGTATGTCGGCGATACTGAGCCGGGTACTGATTCAGAAACTGAAACGCCCGACAAGCGCAACCCAACACGGACGGAAACGCACGAACCAACCCAGACACCAAGCGGCCCACCCGGCGCTGTGAGTATTCGGGAGCACGGCGCAAGGCCAAACCCTAATGATCCGAGCTTGAGCGCCGCGGTGCGGAACTTACGTGCAATCCGGCGCGCGGCTGATGCCGCCGGCGCAAACGGCGATATTTATATTCCAGCCGGAACGTTTTATTTCGGCGCCGAGGAGGAGGGATTCTCGCCGTACGTTATCTTTGGGAAGGAGGATAGGCTACCTCCAGGAATCTCCATCTACGGCGAGAGTGCAGTAAAGTCGACACTCGCGGTCAGTCGACACACCGACGACGACGCCTATCCGATCCAGACGGGCTTCTACTACGCCGACGGAGTCGACCACGGAACTGTCGAGATAGCTGACGTCCGCCTCGACGGAAACTACGAGAACCTCTCGAATCTCCGGGCGAAAGGCGGCGGCTCGCGCTGCATCAATATGAAGGGAGCGGGTGACGCCCATCTCACTCGGGTCCACGTGCGCGGATGGTATCAAGAGGCCATCCTGGGCCGGGATATGCTACGGTCAGTGGATTATTGCACGTTCGAGGAGACAGCCATCGCGGACCATAATTACTCGAACGGTGGTCACATCGGTCACCACATCTCCACCCACGCATCGAAGGGAAACCCTCTCGAAGTGACGAACTCGCTATTCGTCGACTGCTCGGGCAGCGCTATCGACGTCCGTTACAACGAGGGCGAGATCCGAATGCACGACTGCTACGTGTCGGGAACCGGCGCGAACCTCTGTAAACTGAGCGCGAGTTCGCGCTTCGACGTCCGACGCGTCTACCACCGCGCCAACACCCCGTCGCTCGAATCCAAACTCGACGCGATCGACGGCGAAAACTTCTACGGCCGGTGTTTCGTCCAGCGCATCTCCGACCGAGCCGACGCAACACCCACCCTCTACCTCCAGAACGTGGTATCGCATAACCTGACAAGCTACGCAATCCAGTGTCGTATTGGTGAGTTGATGGTAGAGGGTGATCAGGTACTCATTATGAACTCCAATATGCGGAACGATGATGAAGTGTTGCGCGACAGGAACGGCGGTAAATTCAGGGACGTAGCTATCAATCGGCTTTCTGTTCATAACTGTAACGGAAAGGTGTTTGAGACAGAACAGTCCGGAGGGATTGTGAAACGTCTTTTCCGCAGTGGTAATTCCGGGGGCCTCGGTGATCCAGGTGAGATAGTTATTGAGTCAGACAATCAGCGTCCGACACCGTTTGACCCGACTGTTCCCATCGTAGCGGATGTCGGCGTTACGGGATACTACCGTGGTGCCAGTTCACGCTCCTGA
- a CDS encoding glycosyltransferase family 61 protein gives MSIIDKMTRQTKSRLGQQALRYYAQSGWLGLVSKSTQFTMTDLLKFDIDSYLDKRCLSRDDIFESLSDDKFMYYHSDEEVQIGSPIHPGPIPKEFRNRVGTCQRERPFVCELRDIDITGPTANVKTADGKYVPEAQGTSNVQLFQSILIEEISRVGPSPPADNIDLGVVFDNSRADNYAHWVMDFLPRLKGVEEYIEQANREPTIIIGAEPPDWKLDYLEIFGYESGNIFQYDGGKLHIDRLVVPYGKRYKLSLIEWVRDRVLENIDIDAGNYPSNIYISRDDALCRRVINERELMELLYNEGFAKVELSKMSLENAIRLFVQAEKIIAPHGAGLADIIYSDDVSIIELYGAKHKPCFFHLAEILGHRYGCVPCVAHGEDLIANIDQIEEMIQQV, from the coding sequence ATGAGCATAATAGATAAAATGACGAGACAGACCAAGTCCCGGTTGGGACAGCAGGCGCTTCGATACTACGCTCAGTCTGGATGGCTGGGACTGGTATCAAAATCTACTCAGTTTACGATGACTGACCTACTGAAATTCGATATTGACAGTTATCTCGATAAAAGATGTCTGAGTAGAGACGATATATTTGAATCTTTATCAGACGATAAATTTATGTACTATCATTCAGATGAAGAAGTTCAAATCGGGAGCCCGATCCATCCAGGACCGATACCGAAGGAATTTCGCAACAGGGTAGGTACCTGCCAGCGAGAGCGGCCGTTTGTCTGTGAATTACGAGATATTGACATCACGGGACCGACAGCAAACGTTAAAACGGCGGATGGTAAATATGTCCCCGAGGCTCAAGGAACAAGTAACGTACAGCTGTTCCAGAGCATTCTAATCGAAGAGATATCGAGAGTTGGTCCTTCTCCACCAGCGGATAATATTGACCTAGGTGTTGTTTTCGACAACTCTCGGGCCGATAACTATGCTCACTGGGTTATGGATTTTCTACCGCGGTTGAAAGGTGTAGAGGAGTATATCGAACAAGCAAACAGGGAACCCACAATTATCATCGGTGCCGAGCCGCCGGATTGGAAGCTTGATTATCTAGAAATTTTTGGATACGAATCAGGAAATATATTTCAGTATGACGGTGGGAAATTACATATTGATCGATTGGTGGTCCCGTACGGAAAACGGTATAAGTTATCACTAATTGAGTGGGTGAGAGACAGAGTGCTAGAAAATATAGATATCGATGCAGGGAACTATCCATCTAATATATACATATCTAGAGATGATGCTCTCTGTCGGAGGGTGATCAACGAGAGAGAGCTCATGGAACTGCTGTACAACGAGGGATTCGCAAAGGTTGAACTCAGTAAAATGTCGCTGGAAAATGCAATTCGGTTGTTCGTACAGGCGGAGAAGATTATAGCCCCACACGGGGCTGGACTGGCGGATATTATTTATTCAGATGATGTTTCGATCATCGAACTCTACGGGGCGAAACACAAGCCGTGCTTCTTTCACCTCGCAGAGATTCTCGGACACAGGTATGGCTGTGTTCCGTGTGTGGCACACGGAGAAGATCTGATAGCGAATATAGATCAAATAGAGGAGATGATACAACAAGTGTGA
- the glmU gene encoding bifunctional sugar-1-phosphate nucleotidylyltransferase/acetyltransferase, with amino-acid sequence MDIDTAVVLAAGEGTRLRPLTRHRPKPMLPAGNRPILSHVFDALVEAGVERLVAVVGYKRDRVQDHFGPSYRGVPITYVVQRKQLGSGHALSQARESVDGSVLVLNGDRLIDAGTVETVADAHTDSGDPALAVVERQDTSRYGAVEVRDGYITALVEKPRDGDYRLINGGVYAFPEGIFAAIDETPRTDGELGLPDTLANLVETGGVRGVEVDGLWVDATYPWDLLTVAREVLARGRPIETAVDEQVWVADSARVHDAAVLRPPVVVGQDCAVGPNAVVGPDTALGANVTVGADAVVEGSVLDDDTRVDAGSTLLDTVTGQDVHLGAATVVPGGPGDVQVGTRVYEAQRLGAVIADRARARGDVSFQPGALVGPNVTLDAGVTVRGNVAEGAEVTR; translated from the coding sequence ATGGACATCGACACGGCAGTGGTCCTCGCCGCGGGCGAGGGGACCCGGCTGCGGCCCCTGACGCGACACCGGCCCAAGCCGATGCTCCCCGCCGGCAACCGCCCGATTCTCTCGCACGTCTTCGACGCCCTGGTCGAGGCAGGCGTCGAGCGACTGGTCGCAGTCGTCGGCTACAAGCGCGACCGCGTCCAGGACCACTTCGGCCCCTCGTACCGAGGCGTTCCGATCACGTACGTCGTCCAGCGGAAGCAGCTCGGCAGCGGCCACGCGCTGTCCCAGGCCCGCGAGAGCGTCGACGGCTCGGTCCTCGTCCTCAACGGGGACCGACTCATCGACGCCGGCACCGTCGAGACCGTCGCCGACGCCCACACGGACTCGGGGGACCCGGCGCTGGCGGTGGTCGAGCGACAGGACACCAGCCGCTACGGGGCCGTCGAGGTGCGGGACGGGTACATCACGGCCCTCGTCGAGAAGCCCCGCGACGGCGACTATCGCCTCATCAACGGCGGCGTCTACGCCTTCCCAGAGGGGATCTTCGCGGCCATCGACGAGACTCCCCGGACCGACGGCGAGCTGGGGCTCCCGGACACGCTGGCCAACCTCGTCGAGACGGGCGGCGTCCGCGGCGTCGAGGTCGACGGGCTGTGGGTCGACGCCACCTACCCGTGGGACCTGCTGACGGTCGCCCGCGAGGTGCTGGCCCGCGGTCGCCCGATCGAGACCGCGGTCGACGAGCAGGTCTGGGTCGCCGACTCCGCCCGGGTCCACGATGCGGCTGTCCTCCGCCCGCCGGTCGTGGTCGGACAGGACTGTGCCGTCGGCCCGAACGCCGTCGTCGGCCCGGACACGGCGCTGGGCGCGAACGTCACCGTCGGCGCGGACGCGGTCGTCGAGGGGAGCGTCCTCGACGACGACACGCGCGTCGACGCCGGGTCGACGCTGCTGGACACCGTCACGGGACAGGACGTCCACCTCGGCGCGGCCACCGTCGTCCCCGGCGGCCCGGGGGACGTCCAGGTCGGCACCCGCGTCTACGAGGCCCAGCGGCTCGGTGCGGTCATCGCCGACCGTGCACGCGCCCGCGGGGACGTGAGCTTCCAGCCGGGCGCCCTGGTCGGCCCGAACGTGACCCTCGACGCGGGCGTGACGGTCCGCGGGAACGTCGCCGAGGGCGCTGAGGTGACCCGCTGA
- the glmS gene encoding glutamine--fructose-6-phosphate transaminase (isomerizing): MCGIIGCVGRGAETLDTLVHGLSKLEYRGYDSAGVAMAGDGIALCKTAGEIDELRGALADRSLAGSVGIGHTRWSTHGPPTDGNAHPHQDCHGDVAVVHNGIIENYQRLRDELVGAGHTFTSDTDTEVVPHLIEDALEAGHDPEAAVREAVSRLEGSYAIAAVVAGTEAVFAARNDSPLVLGIDDGATYLASDVPAFRDFTDRVVYLADGEFARLDGDGWTVTDHSGDRVEKTVDTVDWDPEETGKSGYDHFMLKEIHEQPRALRQCLRGRVDEMAGSVDIDDLGDLSPTGVQFVACGTSYHAAMYGAHLFRDAGIPAQAFLASEYATATPPIGDALVVGVTQSGETADTLSALRAARKRGARTMVVTNTVGSTAARECDHALYIRAGPEIGVAASKTFSSQLAALNLLALGTTSTTDTREIIAALRDLPGDLQRVLDESAAEAVAETYVDSDAYFFIGRGYQYPVALEGALKMKEITYKHAEGFASGELKHGPLALVTEKTPVFAVVTGDGEQARKTVGNVKEVEARDAPVVAVTDGRSDVERYADHVLEIPETHQRTAAVLANAHLQMVSYHVANKLGRNIDKPRNLAKSVTVE, from the coding sequence ATGTGTGGCATCATCGGCTGTGTCGGCCGCGGCGCGGAGACGCTGGACACGCTGGTCCACGGGCTCTCGAAACTGGAGTACCGCGGCTACGACTCCGCCGGGGTCGCGATGGCCGGCGACGGCATCGCCCTCTGTAAGACCGCCGGGGAGATCGACGAGCTGCGCGGGGCACTCGCCGACCGGTCTCTCGCCGGTTCGGTCGGGATCGGCCACACCCGCTGGAGCACGCACGGCCCGCCGACCGACGGCAACGCCCACCCCCACCAGGACTGTCACGGCGACGTGGCGGTGGTCCACAACGGGATCATCGAGAACTACCAGCGCCTGCGCGACGAGCTCGTCGGCGCGGGCCACACGTTCACCTCCGACACGGACACCGAGGTCGTCCCCCACCTGATCGAGGACGCCCTCGAGGCGGGCCACGACCCCGAGGCCGCCGTCCGCGAGGCCGTCTCGAGACTGGAGGGGAGCTACGCCATCGCCGCCGTCGTCGCCGGCACCGAAGCGGTGTTCGCCGCCCGCAACGACTCCCCGCTGGTGCTGGGAATCGACGACGGAGCCACGTACCTCGCCAGCGACGTGCCCGCGTTCCGTGACTTCACCGACCGCGTCGTCTACCTCGCCGACGGCGAGTTCGCTCGCCTCGACGGCGACGGCTGGACGGTGACGGACCACTCGGGCGACCGCGTCGAGAAGACAGTCGACACCGTCGACTGGGACCCCGAGGAGACGGGCAAGAGCGGCTACGACCACTTCATGCTCAAGGAGATCCACGAGCAGCCGCGCGCGTTGCGGCAGTGCCTGCGCGGGCGCGTCGACGAGATGGCCGGCTCGGTCGACATCGACGACCTGGGGGACCTCTCGCCGACGGGCGTCCAGTTCGTCGCCTGCGGGACCTCCTACCACGCCGCGATGTACGGCGCCCACCTGTTCCGAGACGCGGGCATCCCCGCCCAGGCGTTCCTCGCGAGCGAGTACGCCACCGCGACCCCGCCCATCGGCGACGCGCTCGTGGTCGGCGTCACCCAGAGCGGCGAGACCGCCGACACGCTCTCGGCGCTGCGGGCCGCCCGCAAGCGGGGCGCGCGCACGATGGTCGTCACCAACACCGTCGGCTCGACGGCCGCCCGCGAGTGCGACCACGCCCTCTACATCCGGGCCGGGCCGGAGATCGGCGTCGCCGCCAGCAAGACCTTCTCCTCGCAGCTGGCCGCGCTGAACCTCCTGGCGCTTGGCACCACGAGCACGACCGACACGCGCGAGATAATCGCCGCGCTGCGGGACCTGCCCGGCGACCTCCAGCGGGTGCTCGACGAGTCGGCGGCCGAGGCCGTCGCCGAGACCTACGTCGACTCCGACGCCTACTTCTTCATCGGCCGGGGCTACCAGTACCCCGTCGCGCTGGAGGGCGCGCTGAAGATGAAGGAGATCACCTACAAGCACGCCGAGGGGTTCGCCTCGGGCGAACTCAAGCACGGCCCGCTCGCGCTGGTCACCGAGAAGACGCCGGTGTTCGCCGTCGTCACCGGCGACGGCGAGCAGGCCCGCAAGACCGTCGGCAACGTCAAGGAGGTCGAGGCCCGCGACGCCCCCGTCGTCGCGGTCACCGACGGGCGGAGCGACGTCGAACGCTACGCCGACCACGTGCTGGAGATCCCCGAGACACACCAGCGGACCGCGGCCGTCCTCGCGAACGCCCACCTCCAGATGGTCTCGTACCACGTCGCGAACAAGCTGGGCCGGAACATCGACAAACCGCGGAACCTCGCCAAGAGCGTCACCGTGGAGTGA